A region of Nocardioides sp. JS614 DNA encodes the following proteins:
- a CDS encoding nucleotidyltransferase domain-containing protein: MNTPPAVVEKLAGNLGSLGWVTDLLVGGSAATGDYRTGVSDLDLVALTDGPIDAERRAVIAAIHRHLDATATAGTNLGCAYVAISALSDPAARHPIWTHGELVERTLSGIVRAELVRSGFAVFGRPPQQVLPRMSDDDVRRAAQAELTGYWATAARHPWWWLNPSIADLGLTSMARGRHALATGSLITKTSAIDSAQAPEWLRADLHARRNGEPVRSPRLRTAWIAWRDARRTTAAARRWRPQR; encoded by the coding sequence GTGAACACGCCCCCGGCCGTCGTCGAGAAGCTGGCCGGCAATCTCGGTTCACTGGGTTGGGTGACAGATCTGCTTGTCGGTGGATCAGCTGCCACCGGCGACTACCGCACAGGGGTAAGCGATCTCGACCTCGTCGCTTTGACCGATGGACCGATCGATGCGGAACGCCGGGCAGTGATCGCCGCCATCCACCGTCATCTGGACGCCACCGCGACTGCGGGGACCAACCTTGGCTGCGCCTACGTCGCGATCTCGGCCCTGTCCGACCCGGCCGCAAGGCATCCGATCTGGACTCACGGCGAACTCGTCGAACGCACTCTTTCCGGGATCGTCAGAGCAGAGCTCGTTCGGTCGGGATTCGCAGTCTTCGGGCGCCCACCCCAACAGGTACTGCCGCGCATGAGCGACGATGACGTGCGCCGCGCCGCGCAAGCCGAGCTAACCGGCTACTGGGCAACGGCAGCACGCCACCCATGGTGGTGGCTGAACCCATCCATCGCCGACCTTGGCCTGACCTCCATGGCGCGCGGCCGCCACGCACTTGCGACCGGCAGCCTCATCACCAAGACCTCGGCAATCGACTCCGCCCAGGCGCCCGAGTGGCTTCGCGCTGACCTCCATGCTCGGCGGAACGGAGAACCTGTGCGATCCCCGCGCCTGCGCACCGCCTGGATCGCTTGGCGCGACGCACGCCGGACTACCGCCGCCGCCCGGCGATGGCGTCCCCAGCGGTGA
- the rpmF gene encoding 50S ribosomal protein L32, whose translation MAVPKRKMSRSNTRHRRSAWKAVAPTLVTCANPACGAKHLPHRACGQCGQYGARADRRQVL comes from the coding sequence GTGGCTGTCCCGAAGCGGAAGATGTCGCGCAGCAACACGCGTCACCGTCGTTCGGCCTGGAAGGCCGTCGCCCCGACCCTGGTGACCTGCGCGAACCCCGCCTGCGGTGCCAAGCACCTGCCGCACCGCGCGTGCGGCCAGTGCGGCCAGTACGGCGCGCGCGCCGACCGTCGTCAGGTCCTCTGA
- a CDS encoding FAD-binding oxidoreductase, giving the protein MHALTDLLEALPAGVVVTDGDAMEKYRFDWSRDPAAGTPLAVVRAEDAGQVQTAVRWAAEHRVPLVPRGAGSGLSGGSTAVDGGLVLSLERMRAVEIDVDCRVAVVEPGALNAEVKAAAAEHGLWYPPDPSSYEICSIGGNVATNAGGLCCVKYGVTTDYVLGLDVVLADGTLVTLGGRRIKDVAGLSLLKLFVGSEGTLGVVTRAVLRLVPAQEARSTLVATFADVDGAARAVLAVGRRLRPSMMELMDRASINAVEDYKPMGLDRAAGALLVAQSDAPAAARAVEVEAMRAACEGAGATAVFVTDDPEEGELFVAARRAAFPAIEARGALLLEDVGAPVPQLPALLAAIAAVAAEHRVEIPVVAHAGDGNTHPIIVYDPADADSERRARAAFADIMRVAIGLGGTITGEHGVGRAKKGALPDQLGPDVMALTRRVKDALDPLGILNPGAVL; this is encoded by the coding sequence ATGCACGCGTTGACCGACCTGCTCGAGGCGCTCCCGGCCGGCGTCGTCGTGACCGACGGCGACGCCATGGAGAAGTACCGCTTCGACTGGTCCCGCGACCCGGCCGCCGGCACCCCGCTGGCCGTCGTGCGGGCCGAGGATGCCGGCCAGGTGCAGACCGCGGTGCGGTGGGCGGCCGAGCACCGGGTGCCGCTCGTGCCACGCGGCGCGGGCAGCGGCCTGTCCGGTGGCTCGACGGCCGTCGATGGCGGCCTGGTGCTCAGCCTGGAGCGGATGCGCGCCGTCGAGATCGACGTCGACTGCCGGGTGGCGGTCGTCGAGCCGGGCGCCCTCAACGCCGAGGTCAAGGCGGCCGCGGCCGAGCACGGGCTGTGGTACCCGCCCGACCCCTCGTCGTACGAGATCTGCTCGATCGGTGGCAACGTGGCCACCAACGCCGGCGGCCTGTGCTGCGTGAAGTACGGCGTCACCACCGACTACGTGCTCGGCCTGGACGTGGTGCTCGCGGACGGCACCCTGGTCACGCTCGGCGGTCGCCGGATCAAGGACGTCGCGGGACTGAGCCTGCTGAAGCTCTTCGTCGGCAGCGAGGGGACCCTCGGCGTCGTGACCCGGGCGGTGCTGCGGCTGGTGCCGGCGCAGGAGGCGCGCTCGACGCTGGTCGCGACCTTCGCCGACGTCGACGGCGCCGCCCGGGCCGTGCTCGCGGTCGGGCGGCGGCTGCGGCCCTCGATGATGGAGCTGATGGACCGGGCCTCGATCAACGCGGTCGAGGACTACAAGCCGATGGGTCTGGACCGCGCCGCCGGCGCGCTGCTGGTGGCCCAGTCCGACGCCCCCGCCGCGGCCCGGGCCGTCGAGGTCGAGGCCATGCGCGCGGCCTGCGAGGGCGCGGGCGCGACCGCGGTCTTCGTGACCGACGATCCCGAGGAGGGGGAGCTGTTCGTGGCGGCCCGCCGCGCGGCGTTCCCCGCGATCGAGGCCCGCGGCGCGCTGCTGCTCGAGGACGTCGGTGCCCCGGTGCCCCAGCTGCCGGCGCTGCTCGCAGCGATCGCGGCCGTGGCCGCCGAGCACCGCGTGGAGATCCCGGTCGTCGCCCACGCCGGCGACGGCAACACCCACCCGATCATCGTCTACGACCCCGCCGACGCCGACTCCGAGCGGCGGGCCCGGGCGGCGTTCGCCGACATCATGCGGGTCGCCATCGGACTCGGCGGCACGATCACCGGCGAGCACGGCGTGGGCCGGGCGAAGAAGGGCGCCCTCCCGGACCAGCTGGGCCCGGACGTGATGGCGCTGACCCGCCGGGTCAAGGACGCCCTCGACCCGCTCGGGATCCTGAACCCGGGGGCCGTGCTCTAA
- the rnc gene encoding ribonuclease III: MPSTCRTARAASAASTARAPTVVRSSDPTGPLTNYAELRAALGDPTLDPELLERALTHRSFAYENGGLPTNERLEFLGDSVLGVVVTETLYLKHPDLSEGRLAKLRAAVVNARALAEVGRRIGVGEHVKLGRGEESTGGRHKASILSDTVEAVIGAVHLSGGFTTSAVVVHRLFDPLIEAASALGAGLDWKTSLQELSAEHGLGVPEYVIEDDGPDHMKTFTAQVRVGEGLYGNGVGRSKKEAEQAAAETAYGEIASDLGVDDPAVDAAAHSAHKS; encoded by the coding sequence GTGCCAAGCACCTGCCGCACCGCGCGTGCGGCCAGTGCGGCCAGTACGGCGCGCGCGCCGACCGTCGTCAGGTCCTCTGATCCGACCGGTCCGCTGACCAACTACGCAGAGCTCCGAGCGGCACTCGGGGATCCCACGCTGGACCCCGAGCTGCTCGAGCGCGCCCTCACGCACCGTTCGTTCGCCTACGAGAACGGCGGGTTGCCCACCAACGAGCGACTGGAGTTCCTCGGGGACTCCGTGCTCGGCGTGGTGGTCACCGAGACGCTCTACCTCAAGCACCCGGACCTCTCCGAGGGCCGGCTGGCCAAGCTGCGCGCCGCAGTCGTCAACGCCCGCGCGCTGGCCGAGGTCGGCCGCCGGATCGGGGTGGGCGAGCACGTCAAGCTCGGGCGCGGCGAGGAGTCGACGGGTGGCCGCCACAAGGCCTCGATCCTCTCCGACACCGTCGAGGCCGTGATCGGCGCTGTGCACCTCAGCGGCGGCTTCACCACCTCCGCGGTCGTGGTGCACCGCCTGTTCGACCCGCTGATCGAGGCCGCGTCCGCGCTCGGGGCGGGCCTCGACTGGAAGACCTCCCTGCAGGAGCTGTCCGCCGAGCACGGCCTCGGCGTCCCCGAGTACGTCATCGAGGACGACGGCCCCGACCACATGAAGACGTTCACCGCCCAGGTCCGCGTGGGCGAGGGCCTGTACGGCAACGGCGTGGGCCGCTCCAAGAAGGAGGCCGAGCAGGCCGCCGCGGAGACGGCGTACGGCGAGATCGCCTCCGACCTCGGCGTCGACGACCCAGCCGTGGACGCGGCCGCCCACTCCGCCCACAAGAGCTGA
- the mutM gene encoding bifunctional DNA-formamidopyrimidine glycosylase/DNA-(apurinic or apyrimidinic site) lyase produces the protein MPELPEVEVVRAGLERHVLGATIARVDVLHPRPVRRDLRGPAGFAAALTGRRIEAARRRGKYLWLPLDNGDALLGHLGMSGQLLVQPPDAPDERHLRVRLALEGADEGRELRFVDQRMFGGLSVSAGGADLPPEIAHIARDPLDPEFDDDDFVRRVRRRTSGVKRQLLDQNLISGVGNIYADEALWRARIHGERPGDRLTATRVRELLAHAREVMLAALGEGGTSFDALYVNVNGESGYFDRSLHAYGREGEACERCGTPIRRVAFMNRSSYFCPVCQPAPRRRRAASSRVRVPD, from the coding sequence TTGCCGGAGCTGCCCGAGGTCGAAGTGGTGCGCGCCGGCCTCGAGCGGCACGTGCTCGGCGCCACGATCGCCCGCGTCGACGTGCTGCACCCGCGGCCGGTGCGCCGCGACCTGCGCGGCCCGGCCGGCTTCGCCGCCGCGCTGACCGGCCGCCGCATCGAGGCGGCCCGCCGACGCGGCAAGTACCTCTGGCTGCCGCTGGACAACGGCGACGCGCTGCTCGGCCACCTGGGCATGAGCGGCCAGCTGCTCGTCCAGCCGCCCGATGCCCCCGACGAGCGGCACCTGCGCGTGCGGCTCGCGCTCGAGGGCGCCGACGAGGGCAGGGAGCTGCGGTTCGTCGACCAGCGGATGTTCGGCGGTCTGTCGGTCTCGGCGGGCGGCGCGGACCTGCCGCCCGAGATCGCGCACATCGCCCGTGACCCGCTCGATCCCGAGTTCGACGACGACGACTTCGTGCGCCGGGTGCGCCGGCGTACGTCGGGGGTCAAGCGACAGCTCCTGGACCAGAACCTGATCTCCGGGGTCGGCAACATCTACGCCGACGAGGCGCTGTGGCGCGCGCGGATCCACGGCGAGCGCCCGGGCGACCGGCTCACCGCGACCCGGGTCCGTGAGCTCCTCGCCCACGCGCGCGAGGTGATGCTCGCGGCGCTGGGGGAGGGCGGCACCTCCTTCGACGCGCTCTACGTCAACGTCAACGGCGAGTCGGGCTACTTCGACCGCTCGCTGCACGCGTACGGGCGCGAGGGCGAGGCGTGCGAGCGCTGCGGCACGCCGATCCGGAGGGTCGCGTTCATGAATCGGTCGTCGTACTTCTGCCCGGTGTGCCAGCCGGCGCCCAGGAGACGTCGGGCGGCCTCCTCGCGGGTGCGGGTCCCGGACTGA
- a CDS encoding YceD family protein — translation MPGPGSRPLNRLDPRAPLVLDTRELGRRPGSQRQEKRTVPAPADLGIEVLRVPEGSPVDLDLRLEAVMEGVLVTGSASAELAGECARCLEPITDEIEVRFQELFVYDDQDYSSEEDDEVSMLEGDLINLEPLLRDAVVLALPFQPLCTDDCPGLCPECGVRLAEAPGHVHEEPVDPRWAGLAELQQDPEAPE, via the coding sequence GTGCCCGGACCCGGAAGTAGACCCCTGAACCGCCTGGACCCGAGAGCGCCGCTCGTGCTCGATACCCGCGAGCTCGGCCGCCGCCCGGGGTCCCAGCGTCAGGAGAAGCGGACGGTTCCGGCACCGGCAGATCTGGGCATCGAAGTCCTCCGTGTCCCGGAAGGCTCGCCGGTCGACCTCGACCTGCGGCTGGAAGCGGTCATGGAGGGTGTGTTGGTCACCGGTTCGGCCTCGGCCGAGCTCGCCGGTGAGTGCGCGCGGTGCCTGGAGCCGATCACCGACGAGATCGAGGTCCGGTTCCAGGAGCTGTTCGTGTACGACGACCAGGACTACTCCTCCGAGGAGGACGACGAGGTCAGCATGCTCGAGGGCGACCTGATCAATCTCGAGCCGCTGCTGCGGGACGCGGTGGTGCTCGCACTGCCGTTCCAGCCCTTGTGCACCGACGACTGTCCCGGCTTGTGCCCCGAATGTGGGGTGCGCCTGGCCGAGGCGCCCGGACACGTGCACGAGGAGCCGGTCGATCCGCGGTGGGCAGGTCTGGCCGAGCTCCAGCAGGACCCCGAAGCACCCGAGTAG
- the rsmD gene encoding 16S rRNA (guanine(966)-N(2))-methyltransferase RsmD: MTRIIGGRAGGRRINTPRGAATRPTSDRVREALFSAIESWCGSLHGLRVLDLYAGSGAVGLEAWSRGAEAVTLVESDRRTAALVSDNARTLGFAGADVVAASVATVLARGAAAPYDVVFLDPPYPLEDAALGGDLALLVAHGWLAAGALVVVERSSRSPEPSWPAGLSGTRHKRYGETTLWYAQEGRPPDQPTAAGRR; this comes from the coding sequence GTGACCCGGATCATCGGAGGCCGGGCAGGCGGCCGCCGGATCAACACGCCCCGGGGGGCCGCCACCCGGCCGACCAGCGACCGGGTGCGCGAGGCGCTGTTCTCCGCGATCGAGTCGTGGTGCGGCTCGCTGCACGGGCTCCGCGTCCTCGACCTGTACGCCGGGTCCGGGGCGGTCGGCCTGGAGGCGTGGTCGCGCGGCGCCGAGGCCGTCACCCTGGTGGAGTCCGACCGCCGCACCGCCGCCCTCGTCTCGGACAACGCCCGCACGCTCGGGTTCGCCGGCGCGGACGTCGTGGCCGCGTCGGTCGCCACGGTGCTGGCCCGGGGCGCGGCGGCGCCGTACGACGTCGTGTTCCTGGACCCGCCCTATCCCCTCGAGGACGCCGCCCTCGGCGGCGACCTCGCGCTGCTGGTCGCGCACGGCTGGCTGGCCGCCGGGGCGCTGGTGGTCGTCGAGCGGTCCTCGCGGAGCCCGGAGCCGAGCTGGCCGGCCGGCCTGTCCGGCACCCGCCACAAGCGCTACGGCGAGACGACGCTCTGGTACGCCCAGGAGGGCCGGCCGCCGGATCAGCCGACGGCGGCCGGGAGGCGGTAG
- the coaD gene encoding pantetheine-phosphate adenylyltransferase produces MTRAVCPGSFDPVTNGHLDIVRRAAAIFDELVVATGTNVSKSRLFDPEERLEMLREVCADLPNVTVMGFTGLIVDFCRDIDAQAIVKGLRGGNDYEYELPMAQMNAHLTGVETVFLTTHASWGYVSSSLVKEVASLGGDVSALVPPAVHGRLQARLAAG; encoded by the coding sequence ATGACCCGCGCGGTGTGCCCCGGTTCGTTCGACCCGGTGACCAACGGTCATCTCGACATCGTCCGGCGGGCGGCCGCGATCTTCGACGAGCTGGTCGTGGCGACCGGAACGAACGTGTCCAAGTCGCGGCTCTTCGACCCCGAGGAGCGTCTCGAGATGCTGCGCGAGGTGTGCGCGGACCTCCCGAACGTGACCGTGATGGGCTTCACCGGCCTGATCGTCGACTTCTGCCGTGACATCGACGCCCAGGCGATCGTCAAGGGGCTGCGGGGCGGCAACGACTACGAGTACGAGCTGCCGATGGCCCAGATGAACGCGCACCTGACCGGGGTGGAGACCGTGTTCCTCACCACGCACGCGTCGTGGGGCTACGTCTCCTCCAGCCTGGTCAAGGAGGTGGCCTCGCTGGGCGGGGACGTCTCCGCGTTGGTGCCGCCGGCGGTGCACGGGCGGCTGCAGGCCCGGCTCGCCGCGGGCTGA
- a CDS encoding MFS transporter has translation MTSLAEIVAPRRLGTGFRWLLASSWVSNLGDGLALAAGPLLVASQTHDPFLVALAALLQWLPPLLFGLYAGALADRLDRRLIVVTVDLLRAVVLVLLTLAIATDLVTITLVLVTMFLLGTAEVFADNTASTLLPMLVHRDDLGVANARLTTGFITVNQLAGPPIGAALFAAGHAVPFVAQAVVVALGALLAAQIALPPHGRSRDERPQLRQDVVEAFRWVLHNAAVRTLVLTIFVFNITFGAAWSILVLYATQRLGMGEVGFGLLTTVSAIGGLIGTLAYGWITRRVSLANIMRAGLVFETFTHLALALTTRPAVAMAIFFVFGAHAFIWGTTSTTVRQRAVPGELQGRVGSVNLVGVFGGLVIGSGIGGGLAQHWGVTAPFWFAFAGSAVFVVLIWGQLVHIAHADEQGQPAGA, from the coding sequence GTGACCAGCCTGGCCGAGATCGTCGCACCCCGCCGGCTCGGCACCGGGTTCCGGTGGCTGCTCGCGTCGTCCTGGGTGAGCAACCTCGGCGACGGACTGGCCCTCGCCGCCGGGCCCCTGCTGGTGGCGTCCCAGACCCACGACCCGTTCCTCGTCGCGCTCGCGGCGCTGCTCCAGTGGCTGCCGCCGCTGCTGTTCGGGCTGTACGCCGGGGCGCTCGCCGACCGCCTCGACCGCCGGCTGATCGTGGTGACGGTCGACCTGTTGCGCGCCGTCGTCCTGGTGCTCCTCACGCTCGCGATCGCGACCGACCTGGTCACGATCACGCTGGTGCTCGTCACGATGTTCCTGCTCGGCACCGCGGAGGTGTTCGCCGACAACACCGCGTCGACGCTGCTGCCGATGCTGGTGCACCGCGACGACCTCGGCGTCGCCAATGCCCGGCTGACCACCGGCTTCATCACCGTCAACCAGCTCGCCGGCCCGCCGATCGGCGCGGCCCTGTTCGCCGCCGGGCACGCCGTGCCGTTCGTCGCGCAGGCGGTGGTGGTGGCGCTCGGCGCGCTGCTCGCCGCGCAGATCGCGCTGCCGCCGCACGGGCGGTCCCGCGACGAGCGGCCGCAGCTGCGCCAGGACGTGGTCGAGGCGTTCCGCTGGGTGCTGCACAACGCCGCCGTACGCACCCTGGTGCTGACGATCTTCGTCTTCAACATCACCTTCGGCGCGGCCTGGTCGATCCTGGTCCTCTACGCCACCCAGCGGCTCGGGATGGGGGAAGTCGGCTTCGGGCTGCTGACCACGGTGTCAGCGATCGGCGGCCTGATCGGAACCCTCGCCTACGGCTGGATCACCCGCCGGGTCAGCCTCGCCAACATCATGCGAGCGGGCCTGGTCTTCGAGACCTTCACCCACCTGGCGCTCGCCCTCACGACGCGGCCGGCGGTGGCGATGGCGATCTTCTTCGTCTTCGGCGCCCACGCCTTCATCTGGGGCACGACGTCGACCACCGTCCGGCAGCGCGCCGTGCCCGGCGAGCTGCAGGGCCGGGTCGGCAGCGTCAACCTGGTCGGCGTGTTCGGCGGCCTGGTCATCGGCTCCGGCATCGGTGGTGGTCTCGCCCAGCACTGGGGCGTGACCGCGCCGTTCTGGTTCGCGTTCGCCGGCTCCGCGGTCTTCGTCGTGCTGATCTGGGGCCAGCTGGTCCACATCGCGCACGCCGACGAGCAGGGGCAGCCGGCGGGGGCCTGA